In Exiguobacterium sp. 9-2, the genomic window AAACATGCAATTATTTAGTATGTTAAATCATGATAACGCTTTCTCTTCTTCTCTTCATTCCGTTATACTGATTCTGTAAACATTTGATTTTTACAAATCCATCTACTTAAAAGGAGCATATATATGACAAAACGATCGATTGCCATCGTGACCGGTGCCAGTCAGACACGCGACATCGGAGCTGCAATCTGCCGCCAACTTGTCTCTTCCGGACATGACCTGGTCTTTACTTATTTTAAAGCAACAGCGGATTGGGCGGCTAGTTTTACAACCGAACTCGAAAATCAAGGTGCCCGAGTCCTTGCGATTGAACTTGATTTAAGTCAATCAGATGCTGCTGACGAGTTATTCGCACGCATAGAAGATGTTGGAGCACCAAGCATCCTGATCAATAACGCTGCTCATTCGACAATGACAGATTGGCAAACGCTCGATGCAGCAAGCCTCGACCAACACTATGCCGTTAATCTCCGGGCACCGCTATTACTCGCGACACGTTTTACAAAGCGATTTGCTGAAGCACATCTAACTTCCGGTCGTATCATCCAATTGACGTCCGGACAAGACCTCGGTCCAATGCCTGACGAGATTGCGTACGCTACGACGAAAGGTGCATTGTCAACATTTACGAAGACGTATGCGGCAGCCGTAGCACCGCTTGGTATCACCG contains:
- a CDS encoding SDR family oxidoreductase, which translates into the protein MYMTKRSIAIVTGASQTRDIGAAICRQLVSSGHDLVFTYFKATADWAASFTTELENQGARVLAIELDLSQSDAADELFARIEDVGAPSILINNAAHSTMTDWQTLDAASLDQHYAVNLRAPLLLATRFTKRFAEAHLTSGRIIQLTSGQDLGPMPDEIAYATTKGALSTFTKTYAAAVAPLGITVNAINPGPTDSTWMDEATRTALKPSFPFGRIGAPEDVARLIQFLVSPDGGWVTGQVIHSEGGFER